From the Rhinatrema bivittatum chromosome 3, aRhiBiv1.1, whole genome shotgun sequence genome, one window contains:
- the LOC115088582 gene encoding olfactory receptor 1G1-like has product MEPQNWTTVTEFLLLGFSDIPEHQISLFVLFFTMYLLNLLGNTIMISLVASDHHLRTPMYFFISNLSLVDMCFSSVTVPQMLINILLENKAISYTACMAQLYFFITFAGIEVVLLAVMAYDRYVAICNPLHYPMLMNKETCLTLLGVCWLSGILHSLLHTTLMCGLSFCNSNNIHHFFCDIPPLLKLSCTDTTLNELMIFTEGSLFDMVPFLFIIVSYIRIIYTIFRASSVSARSKAFSTCSSHITNVTLYFGSIFFMYLRPSTSHSLEYDHVASVMYTVVTPMLNSFIYSLRNKDVKVALKRAVCEKIFQRVCSVA; this is encoded by the coding sequence ATGGAGCCACAAAATTGGACAACTGTGACAGAATTTCTACTCTTGGGCTTCTCGGACATCCCAGAACATCAGATTTCCCTCTTTGTGCTGTTCTTCACCATGTATTTGCTCAACCTACTAGGGAACACAATAATGATTTCTTTAGTTGCCTCTGATCACCATCTTCGCACTCCCATGTATTTCTTCATCAGTAACTTGTCCTTGGTGGACATGTGTTTCAGCTCAGTCACTGTACCACAGATGCTAATCAATATCTTGTTGGAAAATAAAGCCATTTCATACACTGCTTGCATGGCACAATTATATTTCTTCATTACATTTGCTGGTATTGAAGTGGTCCTGCTTGCTGTCATGGCCTATGATCGGTATGTGGCCATCTGTAACCCTTTGCACTACCCCATGCTCATGAATAAAGAAACATGTCTTACTCTCCTGGGAGTGTGCTGGCTCAGCGGGATTCTGCATTCCTTGTTACACACTACCTTGATGTGTGGTTTGTCCTTCTGCAATTCCAACAATATTCATCACTTCTTCTGTGACATTCCCCCACTACTCAAGCTTTCCTGCACAGACACAACCCTCAATGAGTTGATGATATTCACAGAAGGATCATTGTTTGACATGGTGCCTTTTCTGTTTATCATTGTTTCTTATATTCGCATTATCTACACCATATTCAGAGCTTCTTCTGTGTCTGCGAGGTCCAAAGCTTTCTCTACCTGTTCTTCTCACATAACAAATGTCACTTTGTATTTTGGAAgcatattttttatgtatttacgCCCCTCAACCAGTCATTCACTGGAATATGACCATGTGGCCAGTGTGATGTATACAGTGGTAACACCTATGTTGAACTCATTCATCTACAGCTTGAGGAACAAGGATGTTAAAGTGGCCCTGAAGAGAGCAgtgtgtgaaaaaatatttcagaggGTTTGTTCTGTTGCTTAA